The genomic DNA CTACGGCATCGCGGTAGCCATCCTCGTACCGATTCTCCTTAGAGTGTTCTTTCCGTAGGCGCGCCTCCCGTCCCGCCCATCTCCCGGCGGGCCGCACACCCGGCGCACTCGCAGATCTCGTACCGCAGGTAGGGGAAGGTGTAGATCCCGGTGCTGTGCCCGTCCGTCCAGACAGGGCGGAGGGCGTACGCGCCCACCCGCTCCAGGCGCAGCGCCCGGATGTTCTCCGGAATAGAGGCGGGGTCAAGGTCGCGGCGGATGTTCCACTCGCCTTTGCACGCTGCACAGGGGCAGTTCAGCCGCAGGGCGCGCCAGCCGTAGACGGAGTGGTGCCCGTCCGACCAGACGATGCGCAAGGTGGGCTCGACAACGCTGCCCACCTCGGTGGGCGTGACCATCTTCGGGCTCACCGCGTATGCTCAGCCTCCCGGCATCGGAGGGGCACCGCTCTCACCCTGAGACGAGGCCGGTGGAGATTCCAGAGGACGCCGGCGGTGCCGACGCCGGCGGCGCCGCCCCGGTCGACGCCGTGCCTCTACGGCCGCAATCTCCCCCGGAGGCGGAGAGGACGAAGGTGGCGGCGCAGGACCAGTCAGCACCGCCTCTGCGGTTCCGCCTTGCTCCGCCGAGGCTTCACCTGCGGCCGCTTCCTCCGGGGCGGC from Armatimonadota bacterium includes the following:
- a CDS encoding DUF971 domain-containing protein, which translates into the protein MSPKMVTPTEVGSVVEPTLRIVWSDGHHSVYGWRALRLNCPCAACKGEWNIRRDLDPASIPENIRALRLERVGAYALRPVWTDGHSTGIYTFPYLRYEICECAGCAARREMGGTGGAPTERTL